A single region of the Vicia villosa cultivar HV-30 ecotype Madison, WI linkage group LG4, Vvil1.0, whole genome shotgun sequence genome encodes:
- the LOC131597097 gene encoding uncharacterized protein LOC131597097, with translation MAADPPPVERLLGDYDGNNAPLHPITINQLERRSFSGRVNEDANKHLQRFLTMSTTLKIDGHTEETKRVRMFPFTLADEAEEWFYSLPEGSITTWEEMEKGFLNEYFPTLVSLRKR, from the exons atggcagctgatccaccacCAGTCGAGAGGCTTCTTGGTGATTATGATGGAAATAATGCACCG CTGCATCCCATTACGATCAATCAACTTGAAAGGCGGTCTTTTTCTGGAAGGGTGAACGAAGATGCAAATAAACATCTTCAAAGGTTTCTGACTATGAGTACCACATTGAAGATAGACGGGCATACTGAGGAAACGAAGAGGGTACGTATGTTCCCTTTCACCCTAGCTGATGAGGCTGAAGAATGGTTCTATTCCCTACCTGAAGGGAGTATTACCAcctgggaagagatggagaaaggTTTCCTGAATGAATACTTTCCTACATTAGTGTCATTAAGAAAAAGATGA